The Sphingomonas alpina genome has a segment encoding these proteins:
- a CDS encoding GFA family protein: MTVEGGCHCGAVRYVLAVDAAPAIYCCHCLNCQSWAGSAFTQSALLPDGAISVTGPVIEYRFINPSGHESHQRLCGTCHTRIFNTNSARPGLVVLRAGTLDESDRLSPRLHMWVRRKQPWVVIAEDIPTFEETPPIAEFVATMLR; encoded by the coding sequence GTGACGGTGGAAGGCGGATGCCATTGCGGTGCGGTCCGCTACGTGCTGGCGGTCGATGCGGCGCCGGCGATCTATTGCTGCCATTGCCTGAATTGCCAGAGCTGGGCGGGCAGCGCGTTCACCCAGAGTGCGCTGTTGCCGGACGGCGCGATCAGCGTCACCGGGCCAGTGATCGAGTATCGCTTCATCAACCCGAGCGGGCATGAATCGCATCAGCGCCTGTGCGGCACCTGCCACACGCGCATCTTCAACACGAACAGCGCACGGCCGGGACTTGTCGTATTACGTGCCGGAACGCTGGACGAGAGCGACCGGCTCAGCCCGCGCCTGCATATGTGGGTCAGGCGCAAACAGCCCTGGGTGGTGATCGCCGAAGATATCCCGACCTTCGAAGAAACGCCGCCGATCGCGGAGTTCGTTGCGACGATGCTGCGCTGA
- a CDS encoding aspartate-semialdehyde dehydrogenase, giving the protein MGYRVVVAGATGNVGREMLNILAEREFPADEIAVVASSRSQGLMVDYGDTGKQFKVQNIEHFDWNGWDMALFAIGSEATAVYAPIAAKAGCTVIDNSSLYRMDPDVPLIVPEVNPEAIDGFRAKNIIANPNCSTAQMVVVLKPLHDVARIKRVVVATYQSVSGAGKQGMDELFEQSRNIFVGDPAEPHKFTKQIAFNVIPHIDSFLDDGSTKEEWKMVVETKKILDPKIKLVATCVRVPVFVGHSEAINIEFEDEMSAEQAQGILREAPGVMLIDKREDGGYITPIECVGEFATFVSRVREDSTVENGLTLWCVSDNLRKGAALNAVQIAELLGRRHLKKAA; this is encoded by the coding sequence ATGGGCTATCGGGTCGTGGTCGCAGGCGCGACGGGGAATGTCGGGCGCGAAATGCTCAACATCCTCGCGGAGCGCGAATTTCCGGCGGACGAGATCGCCGTCGTCGCGTCTTCGCGCAGCCAGGGGCTGATGGTCGATTACGGCGACACCGGAAAGCAGTTCAAGGTCCAGAATATCGAGCATTTCGACTGGAACGGCTGGGACATGGCGTTGTTCGCGATCGGGTCGGAAGCGACCGCAGTCTATGCGCCGATCGCCGCCAAGGCGGGCTGCACGGTGATCGACAATTCATCGCTGTATCGCATGGACCCCGATGTGCCGCTGATCGTGCCCGAGGTGAACCCGGAGGCAATCGACGGCTTCCGCGCCAAGAACATCATCGCCAACCCCAATTGCTCGACCGCGCAGATGGTCGTGGTGCTGAAGCCGCTGCATGACGTGGCACGGATCAAGCGCGTCGTCGTCGCGACCTATCAGTCGGTGTCGGGCGCGGGCAAGCAGGGCATGGACGAGCTGTTCGAGCAGAGCCGCAACATCTTTGTCGGCGATCCCGCCGAGCCGCATAAATTCACCAAGCAGATCGCCTTCAACGTGATCCCGCACATCGACAGTTTCCTCGACGACGGGTCGACCAAGGAAGAGTGGAAGATGGTGGTCGAGACCAAGAAGATCCTCGACCCGAAGATCAAGCTGGTCGCGACCTGCGTGCGCGTGCCGGTGTTCGTCGGCCATAGCGAAGCGATCAACATCGAGTTCGAGGACGAGATGTCGGCCGAGCAGGCGCAAGGCATTCTGCGCGAGGCGCCCGGCGTGATGCTGATCGATAAGCGCGAGGATGGCGGCTATATCACGCCGATCGAATGCGTCGGCGAATTCGCCACCTTTGTCAGCCGCGTGCGTGAGGATTCGACGGTCGAGAACGGCCTGACCCTGTGGTGCGTGAGCGACAATCTGCGCAAAGGCGCCGCACTCAATGCGGTGCAGATCGCGGAACTGCTCGGGCGGCGCCATTTGAAAAAGGCGGCCTGA
- a CDS encoding MarR family winged helix-turn-helix transcriptional regulator codes for MSDSLGFLISDVSRLMRRRFDERARMIGVTRAQWRTLFTVSRNEGANQGGLADILEVEPITLCRMIDRLEESGLVERRRDPADRRAWQIFLTPKALPLLGQLRTIGEDMFEHALEGVTPEARDQLVAALTLIQNNLNDAPRGKEASHG; via the coding sequence ATGAGCGATTCACTCGGATTCCTGATCAGCGACGTCTCGCGCCTGATGCGGCGGCGTTTCGATGAGCGCGCGCGCATGATCGGCGTGACGCGCGCGCAGTGGCGCACCCTGTTCACCGTCTCGCGCAACGAAGGCGCCAATCAGGGCGGGCTGGCCGATATCCTCGAAGTCGAGCCGATCACCCTGTGCCGGATGATCGACCGGCTGGAGGAATCCGGCCTGGTCGAACGCCGCCGCGATCCCGCCGATCGCCGCGCGTGGCAGATCTTCCTCACCCCCAAGGCGCTGCCGCTGCTCGGCCAGCTGCGCACGATCGGCGAAGACATGTTCGAGCATGCGCTTGAGGGTGTGACCCCGGAAGCACGCGACCAGCTGGTCGCCGCGCTGACCCTGATCCAGAATAATCTGAACGACGCCCCCAGGGGCAAGGAGGCCAGCCATGGCTGA
- a CDS encoding peroxiredoxin produces MTISVGDRVPNLTLTKATASGPDQVSSDEYFKGRKVAVVAVPGAFTPTCSARHLPGFVDKAGEIKAKGVDEIAFTSVNDAFVMGAWGKASDAGDITMLADGNADFAKALGLTFDGSKFGMGERSQRYSMIVNDGVIEQLNVEAPGEFNVSSAEYLLGKL; encoded by the coding sequence ATGACCATCAGCGTCGGCGATCGCGTACCCAACCTGACCCTCACCAAAGCGACCGCCAGCGGGCCGGACCAGGTCAGCTCGGACGAGTATTTCAAGGGCCGCAAGGTCGCCGTGGTCGCCGTACCCGGCGCCTTCACCCCGACCTGCTCGGCACGCCATCTGCCCGGCTTCGTCGACAAGGCCGGCGAGATCAAGGCAAAGGGCGTGGACGAGATCGCCTTCACTTCGGTCAACGATGCATTCGTGATGGGCGCCTGGGGCAAGGCCAGCGATGCCGGCGACATCACCATGCTCGCCGACGGCAATGCCGATTTCGCCAAGGCGCTCGGTTTGACTTTTGACGGGTCGAAGTTCGGCATGGGCGAGCGCAGCCAGCGTTACTCGATGATCGTCAATGACGGCGTGATCGAGCAGCTCAATGTCGAAGCACCCGGCGAATTCAATGTCAGCTCGGCCGAATATCTGCTCGGCAAACTCTAA
- a CDS encoding GFA family protein, protein MVDQSAAGAVPDKLEPAVAPINERLSGGCQCGRIRYTVQVATDDAYLCHCRMCQRAIGNVSVAFMNAKKAEVIWSREPERYQSSPIASRGFCAACGTSLTFEFPDSEQMDLTVASFDTPGRFRPTHHFGVESRHEAWLDTRDLPDYRADQHDSLVDRWMKTLGTLPD, encoded by the coding sequence ATGGTTGATCAATCCGCCGCCGGTGCCGTACCGGACAAGCTCGAACCGGCGGTTGCGCCGATCAATGAGCGGCTTTCCGGAGGCTGTCAGTGCGGGCGAATCCGCTATACCGTGCAGGTCGCGACCGACGATGCCTATCTGTGCCATTGCCGCATGTGCCAGCGCGCGATCGGCAATGTCTCGGTGGCATTCATGAATGCGAAAAAGGCCGAAGTGATCTGGTCGCGCGAGCCGGAGCGCTATCAATCCTCGCCGATCGCGAGCCGGGGTTTTTGTGCCGCGTGCGGCACGTCGCTGACCTTCGAATTTCCCGACAGCGAGCAGATGGACCTGACCGTCGCCAGTTTCGATACGCCGGGGCGGTTTCGTCCGACGCATCATTTCGGGGTGGAGAGCCGGCATGAGGCGTGGCTCGACACTCGCGACCTACCGGACTATCGCGCCGATCAACACGACAGCCTTGTCGATCGCTGGATGAAAACCCTTGGCACACTCCCCGATTGA
- a CDS encoding AMP nucleosidase, with protein MTRASIIVAELDRLYTASVKRLQSALTAYITDGTTPDPKSRTDGSFAYPEIRLRYLGLDDRPAPIRSFGRLVTPGEYRISVTKPAIFADYLTEQLTLLIEDYDVEVEAAEGRQEIPFPYVLDAGHAVSLDEVSASDLARHFPATELAYIGDEIADGLYDAEIRPLALFDGLRTDFSLARLRHYTGTPTEHVQRYILFTNYHRYVDEFVRWAASQLGEGSRYTGLSGAGGVMIHAGDDADKIVTDSAWRRHQMPAYHLMAEDGTGITLVNIGVGPSNAKTICDHLAVMRPEAWLMIGHCGGLRPSQRIGDYVLAHAYLRDDHVLDDVLPPEIPVPAIAEVQVAMARAAETISGQSGEELKRRLRTGTIVTTDDRNWELRYSKSALRFSLSRAVGIDMESATIAAQGYRFRVPYGTLLCVSDKPLHGELKLPGQANRFYERAISEHMRIGIETCEELRREGAKLHSRKLRAFNEPPFR; from the coding sequence ATGACACGCGCATCCATTATCGTGGCCGAGCTCGATCGGCTCTACACCGCCTCCGTCAAGCGGCTCCAGAGCGCCCTGACCGCCTATATCACCGACGGCACCACGCCCGATCCGAAAAGCCGGACCGACGGGTCGTTCGCCTATCCCGAAATTCGCCTCCGATATCTCGGCCTGGACGATCGTCCCGCGCCGATCCGCTCGTTCGGCCGGCTGGTGACGCCTGGTGAATACCGGATCAGCGTCACCAAGCCCGCGATCTTCGCCGACTATCTGACCGAACAGCTGACCCTGCTGATCGAGGATTATGACGTCGAGGTCGAGGCGGCCGAGGGACGGCAGGAAATCCCCTTCCCTTATGTGCTCGACGCCGGCCATGCGGTCAGCCTCGACGAGGTGTCGGCATCCGACCTGGCGCGCCATTTTCCAGCGACCGAGCTCGCCTATATCGGCGACGAGATCGCCGACGGGTTGTATGATGCGGAGATCCGCCCGCTTGCCCTGTTCGACGGGCTGCGCACCGATTTCTCCCTCGCGCGGCTGCGTCACTATACCGGTACGCCGACCGAGCATGTCCAGCGCTACATCCTGTTCACCAATTATCACCGCTATGTCGACGAATTCGTCCGCTGGGCCGCCTCTCAGCTCGGTGAGGGCAGCCGCTATACCGGCCTGTCGGGCGCGGGCGGGGTGATGATCCATGCCGGCGACGACGCCGACAAGATCGTCACCGACAGCGCGTGGCGGCGGCACCAGATGCCGGCCTATCACCTGATGGCCGAAGACGGCACCGGCATCACCCTGGTCAATATCGGCGTCGGCCCGTCCAACGCGAAGACGATCTGCGACCATCTCGCGGTGATGCGGCCCGAGGCCTGGCTGATGATCGGCCATTGCGGCGGCCTGCGCCCGAGCCAGCGGATCGGCGACTATGTGCTGGCGCATGCCTATCTGCGCGACGATCATGTGCTCGACGATGTGCTGCCGCCTGAAATCCCGGTACCGGCGATCGCCGAAGTGCAGGTCGCGATGGCCCGCGCGGCGGAAACCATTTCCGGCCAGTCGGGCGAGGAATTGAAGCGTCGCCTGCGCACCGGCACGATCGTCACCACCGACGACCGCAACTGGGAGCTGCGATATTCCAAATCGGCGCTGCGCTTCTCACTGTCGCGCGCGGTCGGCATCGACATGGAATCGGCGACGATCGCCGCGCAGGGGTACCGCTTCCGTGTCCCTTACGGCACGCTGCTTTGCGTGTCGGACAAGCCGCTGCACGGCGAGTTGAAGCTGCCCGGCCAGGCCAATCGCTTCTACGAACGCGCGATCAGCGAGCATATGCGCATCGGCATCGAGACTTGCGAGGAGCTGCGCCGCGAGGGCGCCAAGCTGCACAGCCGCAAGCTCCGCGCGTTCAACGAACCGCCATTCCGTTAA
- a CDS encoding HlyD family secretion protein, translating to MADADPVIDRNAATEIEISPIESAPARRRNRLRPLLMFSVPLLILAIGGYFWLTSGRYVSTDNAYVKQDMVSISPDVSGRIVQVAVAENQRVKAGDLLFRIDPEPYRIALAQADAAIANARVQVSTMSTDVGGADADIESARADILLSQATYDRQVALMKQGFTTRASLDAASHELAASRAKLATAQAAVARARSQLGSGTAATGAPAAIQAAMAQREQAALNLARTEVRAPSDGIVSQTGRLQVGNITPSGVPALSIVVNQGTWVEANFKETDLNHMAVGQPAEISLDAYPGLKVKGHVASIGAGTGSQFSVLPAQNATGNWVKVTQRVPVRVAIDGTPARAMIAGLSADVSIDTKTHG from the coding sequence ATGGCTGATGCAGACCCGGTGATCGACCGCAACGCGGCAACCGAAATCGAGATTTCCCCGATCGAATCGGCCCCGGCCAGGCGCCGCAACCGGCTGCGCCCGCTGCTGATGTTCAGCGTGCCGCTGCTGATCCTCGCGATCGGCGGCTATTTCTGGCTGACTTCGGGCCGCTACGTCTCGACCGACAATGCCTATGTGAAACAGGACATGGTCTCGATCAGCCCGGACGTGTCGGGCCGCATCGTGCAGGTCGCGGTGGCGGAGAATCAGCGCGTCAAGGCCGGCGACCTGCTGTTCCGCATCGATCCGGAGCCCTATCGCATCGCGCTGGCCCAGGCCGATGCGGCGATCGCCAATGCCCGGGTCCAGGTCAGCACCATGTCGACCGATGTCGGCGGCGCCGATGCGGATATCGAAAGCGCCCGCGCCGACATCCTCCTTTCCCAGGCCACGTATGACCGCCAGGTCGCGCTGATGAAGCAGGGCTTCACCACCCGCGCCAGCCTCGACGCGGCATCGCACGAGCTTGCCGCCAGCAGGGCCAAGCTCGCCACCGCCCAGGCCGCGGTCGCCCGTGCGCGCAGCCAGCTCGGCAGCGGCACCGCCGCAACCGGCGCCCCCGCCGCGATCCAGGCAGCGATGGCGCAGCGCGAACAGGCTGCGCTCAACCTCGCCCGCACCGAAGTCCGCGCGCCGAGCGACGGCATCGTCAGCCAGACCGGGCGCCTGCAGGTCGGCAACATCACGCCGAGCGGCGTGCCGGCGCTGAGCATCGTGGTCAATCAGGGCACCTGGGTCGAAGCGAACTTCAAGGAAACCGACCTCAATCACATGGCGGTCGGCCAGCCGGCCGAGATCAGCCTCGATGCCTATCCCGGGCTCAAGGTCAAAGGCCATGTCGCCAGCATCGGCGCCGGCACCGGTTCGCAATTCTCGGTCCTCCCGGCACAGAATGCCACCGGCAACTGGGTCAAGGTCACTCAGCGCGTGCCGGTCCGTGTCGCGATCGACGGCACGCCGGCGCGCGCGATGATCGCCGGGCTCAGCGCCGACGTGTCGATCGATACCAAGACCCATGGCTGA
- a CDS encoding helix-turn-helix domain-containing protein has product METRPSTFDPDYIRQARELYAEGLTDRELAAAFGVSRSTIFRWRAAYPEFAEATRLGKDVADDRVERALYERAIGYEEEAVSVYHPASTEAPVIVRYKREVRPDANAALQWLRARRPGLWARPTPPPEEEANIAEEIRKGMERVRKRTLLNHGERPHPNARE; this is encoded by the coding sequence ATGGAAACACGTCCCTCAACTTTCGATCCTGATTATATCCGCCAGGCGCGCGAGCTCTACGCCGAAGGCCTGACTGACCGCGAGCTCGCCGCAGCCTTCGGTGTCTCGCGCAGCACCATCTTCCGCTGGCGCGCCGCTTACCCTGAATTCGCCGAGGCGACCCGGCTTGGGAAGGACGTTGCCGACGACCGGGTCGAACGCGCGCTGTACGAGCGCGCGATCGGCTACGAAGAGGAAGCGGTCAGCGTCTACCACCCGGCCAGCACCGAAGCGCCGGTGATCGTGCGTTACAAGCGCGAAGTCCGCCCCGATGCTAACGCAGCGTTGCAATGGCTGCGCGCACGCCGCCCGGGACTCTGGGCAAGGCCTACGCCTCCACCTGAAGAGGAAGCGAATATCGCCGAGGAAATCCGCAAGGGAATGGAGCGGGTCAGGAAGCGGACATTGCTTAATCACGGCGAAAGGCCGCATCCCAATGCGCGGGAGTAG
- a CDS encoding alpha/beta fold hydrolase yields the protein MAHSPIEPQFFESFDGARIAWRETGEGRVVVLLHGFFSDAQTNWIRYGHAAAIAARGFRVIMPDLRAHGSSAKPHDAASYPPDVLARDGFALIEHLGLSDYDLGGYSLGARTVARMMAQGATPRRFILSGMGLEGLIHTAGRGGHFRNILTNLGSFRQGSPEWLAEAFLKTSKGDPIALLNILDTFVDTPIETIRAIARPALILSGEEDDDNGSAEALAQTLPDALYRTVPGGHMSAVVKPELGLAIAEFLAA from the coding sequence TTGGCACACTCCCCGATTGAACCGCAATTTTTCGAAAGCTTCGATGGCGCGCGGATCGCGTGGCGCGAGACGGGTGAGGGCAGGGTGGTGGTGCTCCTGCACGGCTTCTTCTCCGACGCGCAGACCAACTGGATCCGCTATGGCCATGCCGCGGCGATCGCGGCGCGCGGCTTCCGCGTCATCATGCCCGATTTGCGCGCGCATGGATCGAGCGCCAAGCCGCATGACGCCGCATCCTATCCGCCCGACGTGCTGGCGCGGGACGGCTTTGCGCTGATCGAGCATCTCGGCCTGAGCGATTACGACCTGGGCGGCTATTCGCTTGGCGCCCGCACGGTGGCGCGGATGATGGCGCAAGGGGCGACGCCGCGCCGTTTCATCCTGTCGGGCATGGGGCTCGAAGGACTGATCCACACCGCGGGGCGCGGCGGGCATTTCCGCAACATCCTGACCAATCTCGGCAGCTTCCGGCAGGGTTCGCCCGAATGGCTGGCCGAAGCGTTCCTGAAGACCAGCAAGGGCGACCCGATCGCCTTGTTGAACATCCTCGACACCTTCGTCGATACGCCGATCGAGACGATCCGCGCGATCGCCCGGCCGGCGCTGATCCTGTCGGGCGAGGAGGATGACGATAACGGATCGGCCGAAGCGCTGGCGCAGACCTTGCCCGACGCACTGTATCGTACCGTGCCGGGCGGCCATATGAGCGCGGTGGTGAAGCCCGAGCTGGGCCTGGCGATCGCGGAATTTCTCGCCGCCTGA
- a CDS encoding M2 family metallopeptidase: MIRTGLSIAALACALAATPSLAKEKQDQPVAARSAAAPTAADADAFVAAAEKTLFDFSIESSQVNWVNATYITEDTDAMAARINATGTELSVKFALEAAKYDKVAGLSPDTRRKLDLLRGGLTLPAPTKPGAATELSTIVTRMSSSYGKGKGTLAGKPINGSDIEAAMGTERDPAKLKEMWVSWHDNVGAPMREDYARMVEIGNQGAVELGYKDVGSLWRSGYDMSPEEFAKLTDKLWKEVEPLYQSLHTYVRWKLNEKYGDAVQSKTGPIRADLLGNMWAQEWGNIYDLVAPKGAGDLGFDTGELLKAKGYDPVKMVKAGEGFYSSLGFAALPETFWARSQITKPADREVICHASAWDLDNKNDVRIKMCTKVNGDDFVTIHHELGHNYYQRAYQAQPFLYLNGANDGFHEAIGDFVALSITPDYLVQIGLLDKAKVPSADKDTGLLLKQAMDKVAFLPFGLLIDKWRWGVFSGTIKPVGYEASWNALRLQYQGIVPPVDRDETRFDPGAKYHVPASVPYTRYFLARLLQFQFYKAACDQAGWKGPLHRCSFYGNKEVGAKLDAMLKMGQSKPWPEALEAFTGTKEMSGAAMVEYFAPLKAWLDEQNKGKPTGW; the protein is encoded by the coding sequence ATGATCCGCACCGGACTTTCGATCGCGGCGCTCGCCTGCGCGCTCGCCGCCACGCCGTCGCTTGCCAAGGAGAAGCAGGACCAGCCGGTCGCAGCCCGAAGCGCGGCTGCCCCGACGGCGGCCGACGCCGACGCTTTCGTTGCCGCAGCGGAGAAGACGCTGTTCGATTTCTCGATCGAGTCGAGCCAGGTCAATTGGGTCAACGCGACCTATATCACCGAAGATACCGATGCCATGGCGGCACGGATCAACGCGACCGGCACCGAATTGTCGGTCAAGTTCGCGCTCGAGGCGGCGAAGTACGACAAGGTTGCCGGGCTGTCGCCCGACACGCGCCGCAAGCTCGACCTGTTGCGCGGCGGGCTGACGCTGCCGGCGCCGACCAAGCCGGGGGCGGCAACCGAACTGTCGACGATCGTGACGCGCATGTCGTCCTCCTATGGCAAGGGCAAGGGCACGCTCGCCGGCAAGCCGATCAACGGCAGCGATATCGAAGCCGCGATGGGCACCGAGCGCGATCCGGCCAAACTCAAGGAAATGTGGGTCAGCTGGCACGACAATGTCGGCGCGCCGATGCGCGAGGATTATGCGCGCATGGTCGAGATCGGCAACCAGGGGGCGGTCGAGCTCGGCTACAAGGATGTCGGATCGCTGTGGCGCTCGGGCTATGACATGAGCCCGGAGGAGTTCGCCAAGCTCACCGACAAATTGTGGAAAGAAGTCGAGCCGCTCTACCAGTCGCTCCACACCTATGTCCGCTGGAAGCTCAACGAGAAATATGGCGATGCGGTGCAATCGAAGACCGGCCCGATCCGCGCCGACCTGCTCGGCAATATGTGGGCGCAGGAATGGGGCAATATCTATGATCTGGTCGCACCCAAGGGTGCAGGCGATCTCGGCTTCGATACCGGCGAGCTGCTGAAGGCCAAGGGCTATGATCCGGTCAAGATGGTCAAGGCCGGCGAGGGTTTCTATTCCTCGCTCGGTTTTGCAGCGCTGCCCGAGACCTTCTGGGCTCGCTCGCAGATCACCAAGCCGGCCGACCGCGAGGTCATCTGCCACGCTTCGGCCTGGGACCTCGACAACAAGAATGATGTGCGCATCAAGATGTGCACCAAGGTCAATGGCGATGATTTCGTCACCATCCATCACGAACTGGGCCACAATTATTATCAGCGCGCCTATCAGGCGCAGCCGTTCCTCTATCTGAACGGCGCCAATGACGGTTTCCACGAGGCGATCGGCGATTTCGTCGCGCTGTCGATCACGCCCGACTACCTCGTGCAGATCGGCCTGCTCGACAAGGCCAAGGTGCCGAGCGCGGACAAGGACACCGGCCTGTTGCTGAAACAGGCGATGGACAAGGTCGCGTTCCTGCCGTTCGGGCTGCTGATCGACAAATGGCGCTGGGGCGTCTTCTCCGGCACGATCAAACCGGTCGGGTACGAAGCGTCATGGAATGCGCTGCGCCTGCAATATCAGGGCATCGTCCCGCCGGTCGATCGCGATGAGACCCGGTTCGATCCGGGCGCGAAATATCATGTCCCGGCGAGCGTCCCCTATACCCGCTACTTCCTCGCGCGGCTGTTGCAGTTCCAGTTCTACAAGGCGGCGTGCGACCAGGCCGGCTGGAAGGGGCCGCTGCATCGCTGTTCCTTCTACGGCAACAAGGAAGTCGGCGCGAAGCTCGATGCGATGCTGAAGATGGGCCAGTCCAAGCCCTGGCCCGAGGCGCTCGAAGCGTTCACCGGTACCAAGGAAATGTCCGGCGCGGCGATGGTCGAATATTTCGCGCCGCTCAAGGCATGGCTCGACGAACAGAACAAGGGCAAGCCGACCGGCTGGTGA
- a CDS encoding DUF2238 domain-containing protein encodes MVLVLAAAVVLANINQPYPGIAPLQHIPTVLLILAAPALLVRWPLSNRAVLAVVIFFLLHTLAGRYAYSNIPYDRWATALTGHSVSETFGMTRNNFDRLVHLTFGLCAVPLYAEISWRYTGARWRAALWNAFLFVGAVSALYEIFEWLLTIMVASDLANDYNGQQGDIWDAQKDMAIALFGAVLAMIWQWRAEPGKPAGRP; translated from the coding sequence ATGGTCCTGGTGCTGGCCGCCGCGGTGGTGCTGGCGAACATCAACCAGCCCTATCCGGGGATCGCGCCGCTTCAGCATATTCCGACCGTATTGCTGATCCTGGCCGCACCAGCCTTGCTGGTGCGCTGGCCGCTGTCCAATCGCGCGGTGCTGGCGGTGGTGATCTTCTTCCTGCTGCACACCTTGGCGGGTCGCTATGCCTATTCGAACATCCCCTATGACCGCTGGGCGACGGCGCTGACCGGGCACAGCGTCAGCGAGACGTTCGGGATGACGCGCAACAATTTCGACCGGCTGGTGCATCTGACCTTCGGCCTGTGCGCGGTTCCGCTCTATGCCGAGATCAGCTGGCGCTATACCGGCGCGCGCTGGCGGGCGGCATTGTGGAATGCCTTTCTGTTCGTCGGCGCGGTCAGTGCGCTGTACGAGATTTTCGAATGGCTGCTGACGATCATGGTCGCGTCCGACCTGGCCAATGACTATAATGGCCAGCAGGGCGATATATGGGACGCCCAGAAGGACATGGCGATCGCGCTGTTCGGTGCGGTCCTGGCGATGATCTGGCAGTGGCGGGCCGAGCCGGGCAAACCGGCAGGGCGGCCATAG
- a CDS encoding DHA2 family efflux MFS transporter permease subunit yields the protein MAEAAPGTPLLPVRQRGLLTVGVMGAMIMQILDTTIANVALPHMQTSLGATVDTVTWVLTSYIVASAIAIPATGWLSGRFGSRNLFLFAVAGFIVASMLCGTAVSLEEMVAFRIFQGVTAAFIGPLSQTAMLDINAPENQAKAMSVWGMGVMVGPIMGPVIGGWLTESYNWRWVFYVNLPIGIATFAILWFLLPSRPRETRSFDITGFALIGIAVASFQLMLDRGQQEDWFSSWEIIVEGGVAMAALWMGIVHLATANKPLFDRALFKNRNLVVGMFFMVVIGISTMAPMALLPPMLQSLFGYPVIDTGLMLAPRGVGVLLSMALAARLMGKVDTRIVIAVGLGIFAFSLRQMAGWSLEMDFWPVITSGFIQGIGMGLVFMPLNSLAFATLSGAYRTDGASLLNLMRSIGQSAGISMVTTLLARNIQQSHADLSSHITATTIPALDLGALDRFGSLSDAAFGFADGMINQQAAMVAYIDDFYLMAGISIAVVPLVFLLSKPKGKMEAVHAE from the coding sequence ATGGCTGAAGCCGCGCCCGGCACGCCGCTGCTGCCGGTCCGGCAGCGTGGCCTGCTCACCGTTGGCGTGATGGGTGCGATGATCATGCAGATCCTCGACACCACCATCGCCAATGTCGCCCTGCCGCATATGCAGACCAGCCTTGGCGCGACCGTCGATACCGTCACCTGGGTGCTGACCAGCTATATCGTCGCCTCGGCGATCGCCATTCCCGCGACCGGCTGGCTTTCCGGCCGGTTCGGCTCGCGCAACCTGTTCCTGTTTGCGGTCGCCGGATTCATCGTCGCGTCGATGCTGTGCGGCACCGCCGTCAGCCTGGAGGAGATGGTCGCATTCCGCATCTTCCAGGGCGTCACCGCGGCCTTTATCGGCCCGCTGTCGCAAACCGCGATGCTCGACATCAACGCGCCCGAGAACCAGGCAAAGGCCATGTCGGTCTGGGGCATGGGGGTGATGGTCGGGCCGATCATGGGGCCGGTGATCGGCGGCTGGCTGACCGAAAGCTATAACTGGCGCTGGGTGTTCTACGTCAATCTGCCGATCGGCATTGCGACCTTCGCGATCCTCTGGTTCCTGCTGCCTTCACGCCCGCGCGAAACGCGCTCGTTCGATATCACCGGCTTCGCGCTGATCGGCATCGCCGTCGCCAGCTTCCAGCTGATGCTCGACCGCGGTCAGCAGGAGGACTGGTTCTCCAGCTGGGAAATCATCGTTGAGGGCGGCGTCGCCATGGCCGCGCTGTGGATGGGCATCGTCCACCTCGCGACCGCCAACAAGCCTTTGTTCGACCGTGCGCTGTTCAAGAACCGCAATCTGGTCGTCGGCATGTTCTTCATGGTGGTGATCGGCATTTCGACCATGGCGCCGATGGCCCTGCTCCCACCGATGCTGCAGTCGCTGTTCGGCTATCCCGTGATCGATACCGGCCTGATGCTCGCGCCGCGCGGGGTCGGCGTGCTGCTCTCGATGGCACTTGCCGCGCGGCTGATGGGCAAGGTCGATACGCGCATCGTCATCGCGGTCGGGTTGGGTATCTTCGCCTTCTCGCTGCGGCAGATGGCGGGCTGGTCGCTGGAAATGGATTTCTGGCCGGTGATCACCAGCGGCTTCATCCAGGGTATCGGCATGGGTCTGGTCTTCATGCCGCTCAACTCGCTCGCCTTTGCCACGCTGAGCGGCGCATATCGGACGGATGGCGCCAGCCTGCTCAACCTGATGCGCAGCATCGGCCAGTCGGCGGGTATTTCGATGGTCACCACCCTGCTCGCCCGCAATATTCAGCAAAGCCATGCCGATTTGAGCAGCCATATCACCGCGACGACCATCCCGGCGCTCGATCTCGGCGCGCTCGACCGCTTCGGCAGCCTGTCCGACGCCGCGTTCGGCTTTGCCGACGGCATGATCAACCAGCAGGCGGCAATGGTCGCCTATATCGACGATTTCTACCTGATGGCCGGGATTTCGATCGCGGTGGTGCCGCTGGTCTTCCTGCTGTCCAAGCCGAAGGGCAAGATGGAAGCGGTCCACGCCGAATAG